The DNA segment TCCGTGCAAGAGTGTCGCACCGCATGATGTCGCAGGAGGAAGGCTCGGTCATTGCGCAGACACCATCTGGGAGTCTTTGTACTCGTAGAGGATCTGCCGGGCATCCCTGAAGTTGAACTTCTCCACGATCATATCGTTGTCTTTGAGTCGTTTTAAAGCATACCGGACGGTGCGGGGGGCAAGGCTGCTGAGGCGGACGAGCTCCTTGTGGGTCAGGGCACCCCCGCCCTCTAAAAGCAGGAGGATCTTTCTCGAGGAGGGGGGAAGGTTCACATCATCCATACAGGGTAGTTAACGCTGTTAACATATCAAACTGACGGAAGTTATTAGTCCGGACGTCGATAGGCTTTATCATGCTGGAACGGCAGGAGAAAGCGGCACTTGCCGTCCTCGTATGCGTCGTCGGGATCGTGCTTGCGGCGCACGTCCTCTTCGACGCCGTCGGACGATCGCTGGTGGCGGAGCCGTATTCGCCGGAGGTCCCTGACGGGGCGCTGGTTCTCCTCGAGGGAAGCATCGAGGAGATCACAAAGACCGCGACCGGCGGACACCTGATCCTCACCGTCAACGGCACCGCGGTCTTCCTGCCGGAGAACGTGGCTGCCGGGCTCGAACTCCACGAAAACGAGACCGTAACCCTATACGGGATCGTTCAGACCTATCGCGGGAAACGGGAGGTGGCGGTGGCCTCCTCCGGGGACATCCGGGTGCTGAAATGAACTACTTCGTCTTCGTGTAGAAGATATCGGCGTCGTCGCCATCTCCGAAGAGGGGCTGCCCCCGCCGGGACTTCCCGCGGCCCTCTTCCTTCTTCGCGGTCTCCCGTTCGGGCTCCCGGCAAGCAGGGGCCGGGGTCTCGTCGGGCTTCTTCTTCCGTCCCCCCTCCACGCCACTCCCGGAAGGGAGGTCTCCGTCGTTGATCCGCACGCTCGGCATACAGGATAATCACCCTGCCCGGTATATGACACCTCTGGATCGCCCGGCGGCCATGTGCGGTTTTCCCGGTATAACGCGCTTCATCTCCGCCTCCGACAGGGTCCGAACACCGGGAGGGAGAGGGAAACGAGATAAGATCGGTTTTCACCCCACGGCGGGCCGCCGCGCGGATATCGCACGGCAAAACTGCCCGGAAAGAATTTTCCCTTCCGGGAGAGATACTCAACCATCGCGAGAACAACAGTAATTCGGACCGAACGGGGCGGCGAGCCGGGATGGAGCAGCACGGAGGATTATCCGCTCTCCGCGGTCCCGGACGAGGCGCGGCGTGGATTCTGGCCGATGACACTGGTGCTGCTCGGATTCACCTTCTTCTCCGCCACGATGTGGGGCGGCGCGACCATCGGGGTTGCGTTCCCGTTCTGGCCCGATCTCGCTCTGGTCATCCTCCTCGGGAGCGCGATACTCGCGTTCTATGTCGCCGGCCTCGGGTACGTCGGCTTCAGGAGCGGCCTTTCCACCGTCCTCTCCGCGCGGTTCGCCTTCGGGGACGCGGGGAGCCGATGGCCCGACATCCTCCTCGGGCTCACTCAGGTCGGATGGTATGCCTGGGGAACCGCGACGATCACGATCGTCCTTGCCCGCCTGCTGGACCTTGATCCGGGGTGGAAAGCGCCCCTGATGCTCGTCTTCGGGTTCGTCTTCTGCCTGACGGCGTATATCGGCTACCGCGGGATTGCAGCCCTCTCGTGGATCTCGGTTCCGGCGATGCTCCTCCTCATCGCCGCAAGCGCCTCGGTCGCCCTCAGGGACGCCGGGAGTGCGGCCGATCTCCTCCCGCCGGGCACCGTGGAGGCGCTTACGGTCGCCGAAGCGCTCACGATCGTCGTCGGCACCTTCGTCTCCGGCGGCACCCAGGTCGCGAACTGGACCCGCTTCTCCGGGTCGGCGCGCACCGCCGTCGGTTCTACGTTCCTCGCCTTCTTCTTCGGGAACGGACTGATGGTCGCCGTCGGGGCCTTCGGTGCCGCCGTCTACGGCCTCTCCGACATCGTCGAGGTTCTGGCGGTTCAGGGTCTTCTTTCCGCCGGCATCCTGATGCTCTTCTTGAACATCTGGACGACCCAGGACAACACCATCTACAACTTCTCGGTTGCCGGCTGCCACTTCTTCAGGACAGAACGCCGAAGGCTGGTCACCTTCGCCGGCGCCGCTGCAGGGACAGCCCTCGCGCTCCTCGGGATGTACAACTGGTTGATCCCCTACATGACCCTCCTCGGAACGTTCATCCCTCCGCTCGGCGGGGTGATCATGGCCGACTTCTTCGTCCGCCACCGGGGACGCTACCCCGCACCCGGGGAGGAGGCCGTCCCCCGGTTCAACCTGCAGGGGATCGCGGCGTATGCTGTCGGCTCTCTCGCCGCCCTCCTGGTTCCGGGCATCCCCCCGGTGAACGGCATCGTCGCCGCGTTCCTCGCCTACGCCTGTCTCGTCCGGCTCCCGGCTCACATAAACCGCTCGAACCGGTCGCGGGAGACCCGGCAGATGGGGCAGGTCTCGGGCGGCTCGTTCCGGGCGCAGAGGTAGCCGCAGACCCGGCACCGCCAGACCGGGTAGTTCAGGGTCCCCGGTGCGCGGCCCACCAAGGCGCGCTCCTCTCTCTGCCGCTTGCGCTCCGCAGGCCCCGGCCGGCGTTCCGGGACGGGGGCGGCGGCACGCTTCCCCCTCTCCACGTCGGCGGTGACGTAGAGCGCGCAGTAGCAGGCCCCGTAATCGGCGAGATCGGGGTCCCGGTAGTCGCAGGGGCAGATGATGTCAAGGTCGTCGTCCCGGTCTCCCGAAGCAAGCCTGCAGGGGCAGGAGATGTAACCGTACCGCTCCCGGTTCGCGAGCAGACCCCGGACCAGGTCGCGGGTGAACTCCCGGTCGGGATTGAGGTGGTATCCGCCGGCCTCCACCTCGACTTCGAGGTCGCGCATGAGCCGGTCCACCTCGCCGTCACTCACTGTGCCGGGCACCGACCGCCTCCCGGATCTCCTCTTCCCTGAACCCCACGATCACCTTCGCCTCGTCGATGACGACCGTCGGAAACGAGACCTGGGGGTTCCAGCGTTCGACCTCCCTGACCACATGATCGCGCTCCTCCCCCGCAAGCAGATCCACGTAGACGTACGAGAACCCGACGCCGAGGTCGGTGAGAAGTTCCTTCGTCCGAGCACACCAACCGCAGGTGCTCAGGGCGTAAAGCACCACTCTGCCGCGGTCGACTCCAGGCACGCGCTGCATCTCTACCAAACAACTTCCTCCGTCTCACCCCGCTACGGGGGCCAGAGGTAAGTATCTTGCCCCGGAACGGGGAGGGTCAGGAGGAAGCGGGCTTGAAGAGCAGGAACAGGCCGGCGCCGTTCCCGGAGATCGCAAGCGTCGCTCCCGAGAGCCCGAACTTCCGCCGGTAGAACCGGAGTTTCCGGGGAGACAGGAGGGCAGAGCCCTCGATCAGGAGCCCGGCGGCCGCCCCCTCCCGCCGGAGGGCGAGCCGGATCTCCCGGGCGCCGGCGGCCGCCATATCCTCGAGGACGCCGACGACCTCGTCGCAGAATCGTTCCCGGTCGACCAGCACCGGCGGGAAAGATCCTTCGGCGTCCACAACGAGGTCGGCGTCCACAACGAGGTCGGCGTCCACAACGAGGTCGGCGTCCTCCAGGAGCGGGAGGTAGGCGAGGCGAGAGACGAGCTCCACCCGGTACGCCACCGGGTCGTCCGCCGCCTCGATGAACGCCTCGTCCGAGAACGGAGGTGTCGAGACGCCGGCGACGAGATCGCGGAGCATCGACGGGGCGTCCACGGTGGAGAGGCAGCCGGCGTCCCGGTAGCCGAAGACCGTGTTCATGAAGTCGGTGAGCAAGCGGTCGGCCCGGCGGAGGAGCGCTGCGTCGACGACGTGGTTCAGCCGATCGCCTGCAAAGTGAGTCTCGATCCGCTGGATCGCCTGAACGGCTTTGAGAACGAGCTGGACCTCAAGCCTCCTTCCGGCGTTGAACTCGTCGGCAAACCGTGAAAAATCTTCGAGAACCCCGTCAATCCGGTCGGACTCCAGAAGTTCCTGGTAGCGCCGGGCCTCTTCGTCCTCACCGAGATCGTCGAGGCGGTAGGCGAGGGCATAAA comes from the Methanoculleus marisnigri JR1 genome and includes:
- a CDS encoding winged helix-turn-helix transcriptional regulator, with product MDDVNLPPSSRKILLLLEGGGALTHKELVRLSSLAPRTVRYALKRLKDNDMIVEKFNFRDARQILYEYKDSQMVSAQ
- the codB gene encoding cytosine permease yields the protein MRTERGGEPGWSSTEDYPLSAVPDEARRGFWPMTLVLLGFTFFSATMWGGATIGVAFPFWPDLALVILLGSAILAFYVAGLGYVGFRSGLSTVLSARFAFGDAGSRWPDILLGLTQVGWYAWGTATITIVLARLLDLDPGWKAPLMLVFGFVFCLTAYIGYRGIAALSWISVPAMLLLIAASASVALRDAGSAADLLPPGTVEALTVAEALTIVVGTFVSGGTQVANWTRFSGSARTAVGSTFLAFFFGNGLMVAVGAFGAAVYGLSDIVEVLAVQGLLSAGILMLFLNIWTTQDNTIYNFSVAGCHFFRTERRRLVTFAGAAAGTALALLGMYNWLIPYMTLLGTFIPPLGGVIMADFFVRHRGRYPAPGEEAVPRFNLQGIAAYAVGSLAALLVPGIPPVNGIVAAFLAYACLVRLPAHINRSNRSRETRQMGQVSGGSFRAQR
- a CDS encoding ferredoxin-thioredoxin reductase catalytic domain-containing protein — translated: MPGTVSDGEVDRLMRDLEVEVEAGGYHLNPDREFTRDLVRGLLANRERYGYISCPCRLASGDRDDDLDIICPCDYRDPDLADYGACYCALYVTADVERGKRAAAPVPERRPGPAERKRQREERALVGRAPGTLNYPVWRCRVCGYLCARNEPPETCPICRVSRDRFERFM
- a CDS encoding glutaredoxin family protein produces the protein MQRVPGVDRGRVVLYALSTCGWCARTKELLTDLGVGFSYVYVDLLAGEERDHVVREVERWNPQVSFPTVVIDEAKVIVGFREEEIREAVGARHSE